GCTCCGCCACagtatatagtatatatatatagtatatatatatatacactatatatagtatatatctAAAGTGCAGTTTGTATATGGAGCCGCGGGAGTCGCTGAGTTGATGTAGCTTCctgctgactcagcatgtgTTGGTGACTCTGCAGAGCGAAGACTCGGCGCCCCCGGTGCTGAGGCGTCACTCCTCCTCAGATATCTCGCGGCAGAAGTTCGGCACGATGCCGCTCGTCCCGATCCGAGGACACGAGAGCAACAGCAGCATGCTGTCGGCCAATCAGACGCTGGTAAGAGCTTGCACTATTTTTAATATTCCCAAACTTCACAGGGAGTCAAAAAACAACGGTGTGTCTTTTGACAGTGAAATAATAAGAAgagttatttaaaataattcACTTTTTATATCTTCTTCTTTCTGCAGAGGAAGCTCCACGACAGACGCACGCTCTCCATGTACTTTGTGAGTATTCTACATTTAGGGAGTATTGGAAAATAAATGCTGCATTATTGGTGCATATGTTGTTATACTgtacatatactgtatatatacagtatatatactgtacacatactacagtatatatacagtatatatactgtacatgtacagtatatatactgtatatatacagtacatatactacagtatatatacagtatatgtacTGTAGTACATATACTATAGTATATATACAGTACACATACCCACTCTGGATCATCGGGTTGGACAGACTGCCTCTCTCTTTGTAAACCAGGTGTCCCCAGTAGAGGTAATAATGTCCATCTGCTGCTCTCTGTGTCCAATGGTCTCTGCACTGCTCAGTCCACAGGGGGGACATCTGTCCTCTGTCTGGTTAGAACTGACTTGCTTGATCCTGAGACGTGAGACATGGATTCAGGATCCTCAGGAACCTCCAGCACCGCTCCAGAGCGCTCCAAACCAAGTCCCCGTAGATAATGCCGTCCCCAGTGAATGTCTTCTCTGTGTGTCCCTGTGTCCCTCAGCCCATGAAGGTGCAGCAGGATGCGTTCGAGGAGCGTCTGGAGTCCCCGCCGCTCCCCGAGCCTCTGTACGAGGAGGTGGGGGACTTCGGCCTGCAGGTGCTCCAGTCTCTAGAGACCAGCTTCCTGTCGGGGGGGGCCTCCGAGACACAGGAGGTGCCCGACCCCCCCCCGCTCAGACTGCTTCCCGAGGACCCCCCCTCTGAGGACCCCCTGCAGAGCGGAGGCTGCACCCTGTCTCAggagctgctgctgaaggagctTTCCTCCGCCTTCATCAAGAAGaccagggaggaggaggaggaggaggaggaggaggaggaggaggaggaggaggaggaggaggaggaggaggaggaggaggaggaggaggaggaggcggaggcGTGAAGCTGCAGCACAGAGAGGGACAGATATCCAGGACAGAGGACCAAAGCTACAGACATCTGACCCCGGATAACACAAGAGACCAGACTCCTATAGGGAAcaaggggaggggggggcagccaATCAGAGCGGGACTACAGGGAACGGTAGACAGAGGGGGAATTAGAAACATCTGGATGTCTTTTCCTGACAGAGAGGCCTTCTGTTGAACGCTAGAGAACAGAAGAGCTGTTCAATAGAGGAGTGAAGAAGCCTCAAGCCACAGGAGCCCCCTCAAGGACCCTCAAAGACCCTCAAAGACCCTCAAGGACCCTCAAAGACCCTCAAAGACCCTCAAAGACCCTTAAAGGACTCTTAAAGGACTCTTAAAGGACCCTTAAAGGACTCTTAAAGGACACTATTATACTCTTTCTCATCAATGTAtcccaggtctcagatatatccagagcctgtctctgattggctgaaacaccaaacagatcattgcagcattacccataatcccctctgtttcagccctgtttccaacgctgattctctgtctgttactttagatgctaatgagctgctgctggccacgcccctctgagagattcaggtgataagggggggggggggttaccttggttgctgattggctaatggttacacaagccaagaaacattgtgacatcactaaGTGGCCATTATCACGTTGTATTATCTCTGCCTTCTGTTCGAGCAAACAGCTCAGTGTCGTCTTTAACGGCCACATATTGTATTTTCCCTGAGtataaatatatagatatacatAATGTACTGTAAGGAGCGTCTCTGCACAATTACACTGCTAGCACCCACTTCTACGCTCTCCTGTTGAAATCTGGAGCCtccattacccacaatgcacccCCTGTTAGGAGTTAGAACCCTGTTGTTCGGCTgccgctaacgttagctgataACTGTTGGACATGAGGAGATAAAGGGGCTaaaggctaacgttagcttctcTGGTAGCTTCCAGAACAATTATTTACAGATGGCTCCTTTTCTCCAAATCGACTGGAAACGGAGATTATTAAAGCAGTTTCATGTTAAAATCAGAGTTTCCCCAGTGGACAGAAGGGCTAGGTGCTACATGCTAACGTTAGCGCAGCGTGTGTCTGATAGCTTCAGATCCAGACGTCCCGTAACAAATCCTTCAGCAGTTAAAACACATCCAGCATTCTGAAAGAAGAAGCATTGTTCTTGTTTCATTTCTCTGGTCTTGTTGTGGTCATTTAACATGTTGCCAGGGAAACGTAGCCTGCTGGCTAACACTGGCCCGTGTACAGCAATGtggattaatgtgcactgtccttaaaataaataaacaagtaaaAGAAGACGTTCCTCTCCTGATCGTTCTGCAAAGCTTCATGAAGGATGATAATAAAACATTGTTTCATCAccggctgtgtgtgtgagtgtgtgtgtgtgtgtgtgtgtgtgtgagtgtgtgtgtgtgtgtgtgtcttccttTTGTTCACAGCTGCCACAAATGTCCCATAAAGATGCAGCATTATAACTTTAAGATGAGGCTGACACACGTGGTGGT
The sequence above is drawn from the Pseudochaenichthys georgianus unplaced genomic scaffold, fPseGeo1.2 scaffold_830_arrow_ctg1, whole genome shotgun sequence genome and encodes:
- the LOC139433653 gene encoding arf-GAP with Rho-GAP domain, ANK repeat and PH domain-containing protein 3-like; this translates as MPLVPIRGHESNSSMLSANQTLRKLHDRRTLSMYFPMKVQQDAFEERLESPPLPEPLYEEVGDFGLQVLQSLETSFLSGGASETQEVPDPPPLRLLPEDPPSEDPLQSGGCTLSQELLLKELSSAFIKKTREEEEEEEEEEEEEEEEEEEEEEEEEEEEEAEA